In Amycolatopsis jiangsuensis, the following proteins share a genomic window:
- a CDS encoding MarR family winged helix-turn-helix transcriptional regulator — MVNRAPLTGREQAVWRPLTRIITVLPRVLEDQFDRDTGISMTDYTVLVSLSEAAEGRLRLTDLAEAAALSLSRISRVVESLERRGLVRKVRCPQDRRAAHATLTDEGHAKLAAAYPGHLERVRTHLFDHLSPDEVRAAGPILARLAAALEPPEPSRRKQGR, encoded by the coding sequence GTGGTGAACAGAGCTCCGCTGACCGGTAGGGAACAAGCCGTGTGGCGGCCGCTGACCAGGATCATCACCGTGCTGCCCCGCGTGCTGGAGGACCAGTTCGACCGGGACACCGGCATCTCGATGACCGACTACACGGTACTGGTCTCGCTGTCCGAGGCCGCCGAGGGCCGGTTGCGCCTCACCGACCTTGCCGAGGCCGCCGCGCTGTCGCTCAGCCGGATCAGCCGGGTGGTGGAAAGTCTCGAGCGCCGCGGGCTGGTCCGCAAGGTCAGGTGCCCGCAGGACCGGCGGGCCGCGCACGCCACCCTCACCGACGAGGGGCACGCGAAGCTCGCCGCCGCCTACCCTGGGCATCTCGAGCGGGTGCGGACCCACTTGTTCGACCACCTCTCTCCCGACGAGGTGCGCGCCGCGGGTCCGATCCTCGCCCGGCTGGCCGCCGCGCTCGAGCCGCCCGAACCAAGCCGACGAAAGCAGGGCCGATGA
- a CDS encoding alpha/beta fold hydrolase, with amino-acid sequence MTTYILVPGACHGGWCFDRLTAELRDAGHRVVPLTLTGLSERRHLLHAGVNLETHIEDLVYVLEAKRVENAVLVGHSYGGMVITGAADRVPWRVDALVYLDAFVPENGESCWSLTDERQREWYLTVGEIGYAVPPLPFFDSRASAHPLASLLQTIRLEGDLSRFRRRDYVYAKIWDGGSPFEPTYCTLRDDPHWNVHELDSRHDLMRDAPRELLRILLATG; translated from the coding sequence GTGACCACTTACATCCTCGTCCCCGGCGCCTGTCACGGCGGCTGGTGCTTCGATCGGCTCACCGCGGAGCTGCGCGACGCCGGACACCGTGTCGTCCCGCTGACTCTGACCGGCCTCAGTGAACGTCGTCACCTGCTGCACGCCGGCGTCAATCTCGAAACCCACATCGAAGATCTCGTATACGTGCTGGAAGCCAAACGCGTCGAGAACGCGGTCCTCGTGGGCCACAGCTACGGGGGAATGGTCATCACCGGCGCCGCCGACCGTGTCCCCTGGCGAGTGGACGCGCTGGTCTACCTCGACGCGTTCGTCCCGGAAAACGGCGAATCCTGCTGGAGCCTCACCGACGAACGGCAACGGGAGTGGTACCTGACCGTCGGCGAGATCGGCTACGCCGTACCTCCGCTGCCGTTCTTCGACTCCCGCGCTTCCGCGCACCCGCTGGCCTCCCTGCTCCAGACCATCCGGCTGGAGGGCGACCTGAGCCGGTTCCGCCGCCGCGACTACGTCTACGCGAAGATCTGGGACGGCGGCTCGCCGTTCGAACCGACCTATTGCACACTCCGCGACGATCCACATTGGAACGTGCACGAACTGGACAGCAGGCACGACCTGATGCGGGACGCGCCGCGGGAGCTGCTGCGCATCCTCCTCGCGACGGGTTGA
- a CDS encoding ATP-binding cassette domain-containing protein, with product MSTTPAISVRGLRKAYGEHTVLDGIDLRVEPGTVFALLGPNGAGKTTTVQILSTLLAPDGGDVWVAGCEVRREPDGVRAAIGVTGQFSAVDDLLTGTENLRLMADLRHLGRAGGRARVAELLTRFDLTDAAHRLAGTYSGGMRRRLDLAMSLVGSARIVFLDEPTTGLDPRSRRTMWSIIRDLVADGVTLFLTTQYLDEADQLADRIAVLDRGRLVAEGTADELKRLVAGGHVRLRFSDNASLDAGARLFGEAVRDDDALTLQVPSDGGVRSLRALLDRLDAADVEVGELSVHLPDLDDVFLTLTERSVTADA from the coding sequence ATGTCCACCACCCCGGCGATCAGCGTCCGCGGGCTGCGCAAGGCCTACGGCGAACACACCGTGCTCGACGGTATCGACCTGCGGGTCGAACCGGGCACCGTTTTCGCCTTGCTCGGGCCCAATGGCGCGGGCAAGACCACCACCGTCCAGATCCTCTCCACGCTGCTTGCCCCGGACGGGGGTGACGTGTGGGTGGCCGGATGCGAGGTGCGGCGGGAGCCGGACGGGGTCCGGGCCGCGATCGGCGTGACCGGGCAGTTCTCCGCTGTCGACGACCTGCTCACCGGGACGGAAAACCTGCGGCTGATGGCCGATCTGCGCCACCTCGGCCGGGCGGGCGGACGTGCGCGGGTGGCCGAGCTGCTGACGCGGTTCGACCTCACCGACGCGGCCCACCGGCTGGCCGGCACCTACTCCGGCGGCATGCGGCGGCGGCTCGACCTGGCGATGAGCCTCGTCGGCTCGGCGCGGATCGTCTTCCTCGACGAGCCGACCACCGGGCTCGATCCGCGCAGCCGGCGCACGATGTGGTCGATCATCCGGGACCTCGTGGCCGATGGGGTCACCCTCTTCCTGACCACGCAGTACCTGGACGAGGCCGACCAGCTCGCCGACCGGATCGCCGTGCTGGACCGCGGCCGGCTCGTCGCCGAGGGCACCGCGGACGAGCTGAAACGGCTCGTCGCCGGCGGCCACGTGCGGTTGCGCTTCTCCGACAACGCATCGCTGGACGCGGGTGCGCGGCTGTTCGGCGAAGCCGTCCGCGACGACGACGCGCTCACCCTGCAGGTGCCGAGCGACGGCGGGGTCCGGTCCCTTCGTGCGCTGCTGGACCGGCTCGACGCGGCGGACGTGGAAGTCGGCGAGCTGTCGGTGCACCTGCCCGACCTCGACGACGTGTTCCTCACCCTCACCGAACGGAGCGTGACCGCTGATGCGTGA
- a CDS encoding glutathione S-transferase family protein, which yields MTEKGAFRRDMNYLADRVTADGRDGWPVEPGRYRLVIARACPWANRASIVRRLLGLEDVLSMGICGPTHDERSWTFDLDPGGRDPVLGIERLQQAFFARDPEYPRGITVPALVDVASGQVVTNDFKQMTLDFSLEWRAHHREGAPELYPEPLRAEIDDVAEKVFHDVNNGVYKAGFASSQDAYEQAYRDLFGRLDWLSQRLAGQRYLVGDTITEADVRLFTTLVRFDAVYHGHFKCNRAKLTELPVLWAYARDLFQTPGFGDTIDFAQIKEHYYVVHRQVNPTGIVPLGPELSGWLSPHGREELGGRPFGDGTPPGPPPAGERVPELPSAD from the coding sequence ATGACCGAGAAGGGCGCTTTCCGGCGCGACATGAACTACCTTGCCGACCGCGTCACCGCCGACGGCCGCGACGGCTGGCCGGTCGAACCCGGCCGCTACCGGCTGGTGATCGCCAGGGCCTGCCCGTGGGCCAACCGCGCGTCCATCGTGCGGCGGCTGCTGGGACTCGAGGACGTGCTGTCCATGGGCATCTGCGGGCCGACGCACGACGAGCGCAGCTGGACCTTCGACCTCGACCCGGGCGGCCGCGATCCGGTGCTCGGCATCGAACGGCTGCAGCAGGCGTTCTTCGCGCGCGATCCGGAGTACCCGCGGGGGATCACCGTGCCGGCCCTCGTGGACGTGGCCAGCGGCCAGGTGGTGACCAACGACTTCAAGCAGATGACGCTCGACTTTTCGCTGGAATGGCGTGCGCACCACCGCGAAGGCGCCCCCGAGCTGTATCCGGAGCCGCTGCGCGCGGAAATCGACGACGTGGCGGAGAAAGTCTTCCACGACGTGAACAACGGCGTGTACAAGGCCGGGTTCGCCAGTTCTCAGGACGCTTACGAGCAGGCCTACCGCGATCTGTTCGGGAGGCTCGACTGGCTGTCGCAGCGGCTGGCCGGACAGCGTTACCTGGTGGGCGACACGATCACCGAGGCCGACGTCCGGCTGTTCACCACGCTGGTCCGCTTCGACGCGGTGTACCACGGCCACTTCAAGTGCAACCGTGCGAAGCTCACGGAGCTGCCGGTGCTGTGGGCGTACGCGCGGGACCTGTTCCAGACTCCCGGGTTCGGCGACACCATCGACTTCGCCCAGATCAAGGAGCACTACTACGTGGTGCACCGGCAGGTGAACCCGACCGGGATCGTGCCGCTGGGCCCGGAGCTGTCCGGCTGGCTCTCCCCGCACGGACGCGAGGAGCTGGGCGGCCGTCCCTTCGGTGACGGCACCCCACCCGGCCCGCCGCCGGCGGGCGAGCGCGTGCCGGAGCTGCCGTCGGCGGACTGA
- a CDS encoding YceI family protein, with translation MTYPQLTGEYTIDDTHSRIGFVARHAMVTKVRGSFNEFEGSFTVDGDAPEKSSAQVTLQTKSIDTRNADRDGHLRTNDFLSADEHPVITFTSTAIAQNGEDGFDVTGDLTIKGITKPVTIPFEFGGAAKDPFGNDRVGFDGSTVINRSDFGVTFNAPLETGGVLVSDKITLEFEISAIKNA, from the coding sequence ATGACCTACCCCCAGCTCACCGGCGAGTACACGATCGACGACACGCACAGCCGCATCGGGTTCGTCGCCCGGCACGCCATGGTGACCAAGGTCCGGGGCTCGTTCAACGAGTTCGAAGGCAGCTTCACGGTCGACGGCGACGCCCCGGAGAAGTCCAGCGCCCAGGTCACCCTGCAGACCAAGAGCATCGACACCCGCAACGCCGACCGCGACGGCCACCTGCGCACCAACGACTTCCTGTCCGCCGACGAGCACCCGGTGATCACCTTCACCTCGACCGCCATCGCCCAGAACGGCGAGGACGGCTTCGATGTGACCGGCGACCTGACCATCAAGGGCATCACCAAGCCGGTGACCATCCCGTTCGAGTTCGGCGGCGCGGCGAAGGACCCGTTCGGCAACGACCGCGTGGGCTTCGACGGCTCGACCGTGATCAACCGCAGCGACTTCGGTGTCACCTTCAACGCCCCGCTGGAGACCGGCGGCGTGCTGGTCTCGGACAAGATCACTCTCGAGTTCGAGATCTCCGCGATCAAGAACGCCTGA